The DNA region TTACAAATCTGTTGAAATCTTAGAAATTAATATCAAACAAATTACAACAATTTTGATCTATCATTCAGTAATTTAGGTTATCAATGTTATGCTTTGCCAGTTAAAATCAGTTTCTTGAGCAGAAAGCTTTTAGAGCAACTCCTCTTGAATTTGACTTACGTTTTCTTTTCCACTGTTGATAAAGTAATGCTCCAACAATTACTCCAGCCAGAGGGACGAGGACAATGGCAAGAAGGATGGGAGTGAGAGTTGCTTCATGGATCTGGTTGTGATGTTCTGGATTTAAAAAGAGAGGGCAGCTGTATTAGAAATTCATAACTTAGGACTTAGATCTTAATCTTGGTGCATAACTGAGAGTGTGCTAAAGCTTGACATCCTCCAATTGTATTCTTCAAAACTTCAGTTTCATTTGAAATAATCCAGAAAGATAAtatggagaggcacagaatccatgttttcacagtcagtgatgatttgggctgccatggcatctgactgtgttttctgaagtccacagtcaacgcagccatctaccaggacattttagagcacttcatgcttccttctgctgacaagctttatggagatgctgatttcattttccagcaggacttggcacctgcccacactgccaaaggtaccaaaagctggttcaatgaccatggtttactgtgcttgactggccagcaaactggcctgacctgaaccccatagagaatctatggagtattatcaagaggaagatgagagacaccagacccaacaatgcaggtgacctgaaggccactatcaaagcaacctggtcttccattacacctgagcagttccacaggctgatcgcctccatgccacgccgaattgatgcagtaattcatgcaaaagtaggcccaaccaagtattgagtgaacagaaatgaacatacttttcagaagcctgacatttctgtttaaaatatccttctaattgatcttatgtaatattctaattttctgagacactgtatTTTGGGTTTtgattatctgtaagccataatcatcaacattacaagaaataaaggcttgaaatatttcaccctATGtctaatgagtctatataatatatgggtttcactttctgaaatgagtgacaaaaaatattaaactttttcatgatattctaatttatgtatgtatatatatatatatatatatatatatatatatatatatatatatataccttAATTAGCTTTGTTAGTCGGAGGATTTACTTGCAAGTAGTCTAAACAGGGCAGGCATAAATATGCTATGTGAGCCCTACAGTCGTTCTTCTGTATATCTGTTCTATCAGAATCCCCCGTACACCCCTGCATGCGTCATGAACTGACCCATCTCTGTTCAtaattttggatgccttttAGTGCTGCTCCACATCATAGGGCAGCCTGTGTACAGATTAGGATTAAATTTTTAGATATACagaatttgtttttatagttaTGAGAAGAATTTTTACCATTTGGCAAGACCTGGAGTTAAATACACCAAAGGATTGATGAACAATATTCCCATAATTGTACTTCTTGCTGACATAAAATTgaattgtatgtaaataaatttagtcagtattagtttggcattatatatttttataattaggggttaaatcaggctgacattgaactgagtcactcaccaaagcgagatatgatgtctgcgtttgtggctGACGGACTCACAAAGGGAAAGTATTTGCTAtcatgagagcagctgttttaaaccCCATGGGgatagaagtttggttttacaaggcaaaaacctctggctCTGATATTTAAGGCCTGAGATGTAGAAGACTAGTCAGAGGTGCAGACAGGATTGGACTCTATGAGAGAGCAAAGTGCAGCTGTGCACGGTGGTTAAATTCTCCATcttaaaaaagcatcaaagtaGACAAAATAAATTCATCTCATTCAGTCTTTAAAATCCTGCAGTCTATATCAGCCTCTCTTATTggacagcatgtttgcagagctgaggtgaTGCTGCAGTTGCGCTGGTGTGCGCTCTGCCCTGCATCTTTTTACAATGTTCCTCCCCGCTCTAAAGAGGGTTCAATGTACCatatttaacttatttattaCATCAATATATGGTGTAAACCAAAACTACGAACATATTGTCTTGTGAAGAATAGTTATGATGTAGAGCCTTATGTGAAGTATAATCTCACTAGAAAACAGGGATCATTatgtgcacaaatgtcctcaggaacttttcttttattcataGAGACTGGCAGGTTTAATGCTATTCCAGAGGAGGACAGAGTGTTTGTTGTGTAACTTTGGGGAAACTGAGAATGagattgattttctgttttactgtccAATTCATGATGACTTAAGAGATTTTCTTTTTAGGAAAATGTCCTTGATTAATGCTGACTTTTTCTGGTTTGATGACTGAAAAACTTGAGTTCTGTTTCAGAGAAGGAACCTTTGCTATAGCAGAATTTATCTGCAAAACCTGAGAGAAAAGGCAGAGTTTATTGTTTACTACTAAACTGGGCCAAGATCACACAACTTTGTAATTGTTATGAATTTatctttttataaaatgttgctATTGTATTTCTGGTGTCTTATAAACCCATGTGGGTTGGGTAGTTTTTGTGCATGACACGTAAATAAAGTACAATAAATCAGTCAACAAGTCTGCTCTGCAGTTAGGagtaataatgaaaaatgaatgtCACTGATCAGTTTAGCTTTAAACAAATAATCTCAGCAAGGACAAATCATGTCTGCCTTAAATCACTGCTTAGTGTCTATAGTTTTGTTAAAACGACTTTATTACAACAGTTTACAGTGAGAAAGTTTGGTTAAACACACACTAACATTTATTTGTCTTAAATCATGGCAGTGTTTCTGTAGCCAAGGTAGTTTTTTTGTAGAGAATGTAAACTTCAATATCTTCACATCCGACTGTTCTATCAGAAAGTTGTTGGTCTTACCAGAAGTCCTTCTACAAAGATCTTCAATCTTTCTGGCATCCTCTTCTGAGCTGACCTGGTTGCTATGGTTACAGATGACTGAGCCATTCTCCAGGTAGACATCCAGAGAAGCACCAGGTGTGGTTCCCTCTCCTCTGTCGTGAGAGCAGGTTTGGTTTTTACATGTGAACGTGCTGCTGATGAGAGAGTCCAGAGTTCTGCAGATCACTGTGAGGTTAGACCAGTCTGAGCTGCAGGATTTCACCATCAGTTCTACTCTAGACACTGGATCTGTGAGAATCAGAGTAAATGTGAGGAGTTTATAGACAGAGAACTACTTAAACTACATTTATAATGTGAGGAAACTTACCCTGAACTGTGAGTTTGTATTTGGCTACATCAGTGACATTGTCACCGTTAACACGTGCTGTGTAAACTCCACTGTCACTCAGCTGAACATTCTTCAACAGCAGAGAGTGATTTTGTTCAAAAAATTCAGCTCTTGATTTATAACTCCCCAAAATTATTGGTTTACCACCATGAAATAGTCTTCCAATAGTAGTTCTGCCATTAAAAAGCCATGTTAAATCGTGTCCTTCTTCTAGGGTAACTTCCTTTACATCCAGGAGTAAATCCATTCCTGTTCGCTTAAACACAGGAGTCTCTGCAAAAAGAACAGAAATCAAAATACCTGTGTTATAGATATTATTACATATACACAAACCCAGATAGGATTAAATATTGGACATTAATGATGATGTTGAATGTCTAGAATATGTGTATCAGTTTATTCATGTTTTCAACTTAAACTTCCTCTTATGTTTCTTCATTTATATTTAACCCAACACTTAATACTTTATTTGCTTCTTTGATGCTCTGCTGTAGAACTTTAATTTTACTGTACTTTAATTTTTGAGAAATGTACCAAATAAATCAATGCCACACACCACAGTAATGGAAAAACAGTATAACAGCCATGAGTGATAATTTCCCCATTGTAATAAAGTCTGGGTGTAACAATACACCCAGCATGAGAGCTCAAATAATGTTCACACagtttactttaatatttcaggTTGTTTACCACACAATCACCTAAATTTGAGAACATCAGATCTCAACTAATATTGACATTCAACCATTTGCATGGTTCATATTTACATTCGAGAATAAGAAATTCAGTATTGTCTTGTGTTCACCTTCAACTTCAACTTTATTGTCTCCTGAGGGACATTTGCTTTGCAGGCaggttaaaacataaaacataggGAACACAATCACACAAGTTTAGATACAACACTGAAGTGGACGAGTACACAAATACCTTGAAGGACAACTGAAGGCAGAACCATCATTACATTGAAGTGAGAATAAAATTCATCGTAACTTAACTTTTCAAATCTAAATTTAGTTGTGTAATGGCTTAAGTAATAAATGAATTTTTTATCCTGTTGGATTTAGCCTTAGGCAATCGAAATCTCTTGCCAGAGGGTAGGAGCTCAAACTCGGCATGGAGAGGATGATCAGGACGCTGTATGATGTCCTGAGCCTTAGAGTTTACCCTCCTGCGAAAAGTTGGAGATGATGGCAAAGGTCAGGCCAGCTTCAACCATGGAGTGGTAGAACATTCTCATTAGTTTGCTGCACACCAGACCGGTTGAGCATCCGGAGGGAGTCCAAtctctgctgtgattttttGTTGATATTGGATAAAGGCAATGAGTTGGCATTATTTTATTAGCTGGCCATTTGATAAGTGTTTATTAATGCAACTTTattctaaaattattttaaaatacaatataaaatgcAAAGTAAACTTTGTGGGATACAGGACAGCAGTATCAATGCTGAAATCATGGATATTAGCCTTCGTACAGcggctgttttattttttaatcctttagGGATATCTGTAAATCTATCAGACCACCTGTGGATGAGGAAATTGAGCCCTTAACTGCATCATTGATAAAGTCACATGAGAATAACACTAGAGCTTGAAAAGAGATGCATGATCAATGGTAAAGTGTTTTACCTCAGACTTAAACAACTCTGT from Cheilinus undulatus linkage group 13, ASM1832078v1, whole genome shotgun sequence includes:
- the LOC121519890 gene encoding uncharacterized protein LOC121519890 — translated: MDSFVVVALFLLSSCEAQETPVFKRTGMDLLLDVKEVTLEEGHDLTWLFNGRTTIGRLFHGGKPIILGSYKSRAEFFEQNHSLLLKNVQLSDSGVYTARVNGDNVTDVAKYKLTVQDPVSRVELMVKSCSSDWSNLTVICRTLDSLISSTFTCKNQTCSHDRGEGTTPGASLDVYLENGSVICNHSNQVSSEEDARKIEDLCRRTSEHHNQIHEATLTPILLAIVLVPLAGVIVGALLYQQWKRKQHPEEMENTVYADPEALNTGLPMEKRPTNDASADPPPTIYSLLGPVTGPTEPTGPTSQEAPTQIRVNTQPESLYATVEKPAKS